The following proteins are co-located in the Parafrankia discariae genome:
- a CDS encoding class I SAM-dependent methyltransferase, with amino-acid sequence MAQQYHFDPATYRDMVIAEVPAYEDLQNEVARASADTATTRLLDLGAGTGETSLRVLARHPHADLTALDESAAMLARAQARLPAAHPHVSRLQDPLPTGPFDLVVSALAVHHLDGPGKADLFIRIAAVLRPGGRFVLGDVVIPDDPRDARTPVNTDHDKPSGVPEQLDWLHAAGFRAAITWQRHDLVVLTADLL; translated from the coding sequence ATGGCACAGCAGTACCACTTCGACCCGGCGACCTACCGGGACATGGTCATCGCCGAGGTACCCGCCTACGAGGACCTGCAGAACGAGGTGGCCCGGGCGAGCGCCGACACGGCGACCACGCGACTGCTCGACCTCGGCGCCGGCACGGGCGAGACCAGCCTGCGGGTTCTCGCCCGTCACCCCCACGCAGACCTGACCGCCCTCGACGAGAGCGCCGCGATGCTCGCCCGGGCCCAGGCGCGTCTCCCCGCCGCGCACCCGCACGTCAGCCGGCTGCAGGACCCGCTGCCCACCGGCCCGTTCGACCTGGTGGTGTCCGCGCTGGCCGTGCACCACCTCGACGGCCCCGGGAAAGCGGACCTGTTCATCCGGATCGCGGCGGTCCTGCGCCCAGGCGGCCGGTTCGTCCTCGGTGACGTGGTGATCCCCGACGATCCCCGCGACGCCCGTACTCCCGTCAACACCGACCATGACAAGCCCAGCGGCGTACCCGAACAGCTCGACTGGCTGCACGCGGCCGGTTTCCGCGCCGCGATCACCTGGCAGCGCCACGACCTGGTGGTCCTCACCGCCGACCTGCTCTGA
- a CDS encoding DUF4394 domain-containing protein, translating to MHRKQLRRNALSLSLVGAALLAGATVGLQSPAGATAPATPVPAPTGDPAPLLWFDKPNLTAIGLTTNGRLVRFQTSDSRSLTTLGPVTGLTADTALVGIDYRVQNGRLYGVGNAGGIYVLSTANAVATKVSQLTVPLVGTRFGVDFNPAANRLRVVSDVGENLRHNIDDPVGTPAAGVTVADTPLTFPPSQLFATGVSAVAYTNNDLDPSTATTLFDIDTDLDRVAVQSPANNGFLAPTGNLGPAVDPGAGFDIYSTISNGRSVGSSGYAALSVGGVHTLYSVELLSGRAQSLGRFPVNSQVFDLAFPLNQ from the coding sequence ATGCATAGAAAACAGCTACGAAGAAACGCGCTTTCCCTTTCCCTGGTGGGCGCGGCCCTGCTCGCCGGGGCGACCGTCGGACTCCAGAGCCCGGCCGGGGCGACGGCACCAGCCACCCCCGTCCCGGCCCCGACGGGAGACCCCGCGCCGCTGCTGTGGTTCGACAAACCGAACCTCACCGCGATCGGCCTGACCACCAACGGCCGCCTCGTCCGGTTCCAGACCTCCGACTCCAGGTCCCTGACCACCCTCGGCCCGGTCACCGGACTCACCGCCGACACTGCGCTGGTCGGCATCGACTACCGGGTCCAGAACGGGCGCCTCTACGGAGTCGGGAACGCCGGCGGCATCTACGTCCTGTCCACAGCCAACGCCGTCGCAACCAAGGTCTCCCAGCTCACGGTGCCCCTGGTCGGCACCCGGTTCGGCGTGGACTTCAACCCCGCCGCGAACCGGCTGCGGGTCGTCAGCGACGTCGGGGAGAACCTGCGGCACAACATCGACGACCCGGTCGGGACACCGGCGGCCGGCGTGACCGTCGCCGACACACCCCTGACCTTCCCCCCGTCGCAGCTGTTCGCCACCGGTGTCAGCGCCGTGGCCTACACCAACAACGACCTCGACCCCTCGACCGCGACGACCCTGTTCGACATCGACACCGACCTCGACCGGGTCGCCGTCCAGTCACCGGCGAACAACGGTTTCCTCGCGCCGACCGGAAACCTCGGCCCGGCGGTCGACCCCGGCGCCGGATTCGACATCTACAGCACGATCAGCAACGGCCGGTCCGTCGGCTCGTCCGGATACGCGGCGCTGTCCGTCGGCGGCGTCCACACCCTGTATTCCGTCGAACTGCTCTCCGGCAGAGCCCAATCCCTCGGCCGTTTTCCCGTGAACAGCCAGGTGTTCGACCTCGCTTTCCCGCTGAACCAGTAG